The Terracoccus luteus genome includes a region encoding these proteins:
- a CDS encoding DUF485 domain-containing protein: MQNSDEFAELRTRFRKFVFPMTAGFLAWYFLYVFLAVFAKGFMGTRVVGNVTWGLILGLLQFVTTFAITMIYVRWAGREFDPRAEKLARRIGGRQ; encoded by the coding sequence ATGCAGAACTCGGACGAGTTCGCAGAGCTGAGAACCAGGTTCCGCAAGTTCGTCTTCCCGATGACCGCCGGGTTCCTCGCCTGGTACTTCCTCTACGTGTTCCTCGCCGTCTTCGCCAAGGGCTTCATGGGCACACGGGTCGTCGGCAACGTCACCTGGGGCCTGATCCTCGGCCTCCTGCAGTTCGTCACGACCTTCGCCATCACGATGATCTACGTGCGGTGGGCCGGCCGTGAGTTCGACCCGCGCGCCGAGAAGCTCGCCCGTCGCATCGGTGGCCGGCAGTGA
- a CDS encoding cation acetate symporter: MPDFVPAATTVGNPAINIGIFGLFVVVTLAIVIRASRNNRSAADYYAGGRAFSGRQNGIAIAGDYLSAASFLGIAGAIALNGYDGFLYSIGFLVAWLVALLLVAELLRNTGKYTMADVLSFRLRQRPVRIAAAISTLVVSFFYLLAQMAGAGGLVALLLGIEGAWGQRLVIVVVGVIMLFYVIYGGMKGTTWVQIIKAVLLIIGAGLMFVWVLAKFGFNLSTLLGDAAAAAPAGANGVKPDLLTPGLQYKNPIDFISLAMALVLGTAGLPHVLMRFYTVPTSKEARKSVEWAIWLIGLFYLFTLVLGFGAAELVGAARIKAAPGGVNSAAPLLAFELGGEILLGIISAVAFATILAVVAGLTITASASLSHDIYNTVVKKGRATPEEEVRVARISALVLGAVAIIGGIFALGQNVAFLVALAFAIAASANLPTILYSLFWKRFNTRGALWSIYGGLISAITLITFSPVVSGKPNDAVTGKSPSMLQGVDFHWFPLDNPGIVSIPLGFLLGYIGTVTSKEFNAAKYAEMEVRSLTGHGAEGATQH, encoded by the coding sequence GTGCCCGACTTCGTGCCCGCCGCGACGACGGTCGGCAACCCGGCCATCAACATCGGCATCTTCGGCCTCTTCGTCGTCGTCACCCTCGCGATCGTCATCCGCGCCTCGCGCAACAACCGCAGCGCCGCCGACTACTACGCCGGTGGTCGCGCCTTCAGCGGTCGCCAGAACGGCATCGCCATCGCGGGCGACTACCTGTCGGCCGCGAGCTTCCTCGGCATCGCCGGGGCCATCGCCCTCAACGGCTACGACGGCTTCCTCTACTCCATCGGCTTCCTCGTCGCGTGGCTCGTCGCGCTGCTGCTCGTCGCCGAGCTGCTGCGCAACACCGGCAAGTACACGATGGCCGACGTGCTCAGCTTCCGGCTGCGCCAGCGACCGGTGCGCATCGCGGCCGCGATCTCGACGCTCGTCGTCTCGTTCTTCTACCTGCTCGCGCAGATGGCCGGTGCCGGCGGGCTCGTCGCCCTGCTGCTCGGCATCGAGGGTGCGTGGGGCCAGCGCCTCGTCATCGTCGTCGTCGGCGTCATCATGCTCTTCTACGTCATCTACGGCGGCATGAAGGGCACGACCTGGGTGCAGATCATCAAGGCGGTGCTGCTCATCATCGGCGCCGGCCTCATGTTCGTCTGGGTGCTGGCCAAGTTCGGCTTCAACCTCTCGACCCTGCTCGGTGACGCCGCCGCGGCGGCGCCCGCCGGGGCCAACGGGGTCAAGCCCGACCTGCTGACGCCGGGCCTGCAGTACAAGAACCCGATCGACTTCATCTCGCTCGCCATGGCCCTCGTGCTCGGCACGGCCGGCCTGCCGCACGTGCTCATGCGCTTCTACACGGTGCCGACGTCGAAGGAGGCCCGCAAGTCGGTCGAGTGGGCGATCTGGCTCATCGGCCTCTTCTACCTCTTCACCCTCGTCCTGGGCTTCGGCGCGGCCGAGCTCGTCGGCGCCGCCCGCATCAAGGCGGCACCCGGCGGCGTCAACTCGGCGGCCCCGTTGCTCGCCTTCGAGCTCGGTGGCGAGATCCTGCTCGGCATCATCTCGGCGGTGGCGTTCGCGACGATCCTCGCGGTCGTCGCCGGCCTGACCATCACCGCGAGCGCGTCCCTCTCGCACGACATCTACAACACCGTCGTGAAGAAGGGCCGGGCCACGCCGGAGGAGGAGGTGCGGGTCGCCCGCATCTCGGCCCTCGTGCTCGGCGCGGTCGCGATCATCGGCGGCATCTTCGCCCTCGGGCAGAACGTCGCCTTCCTCGTGGCCCTCGCGTTCGCCATCGCGGCGAGCGCGAACCTGCCGACCATCCTCTACTCGCTCTTCTGGAAGCGGTTCAACACCCGCGGGGCGCTGTGGAGCATCTACGGCGGTCTCATCAGCGCCATCACGCTCATCACCTTCAGCCCCGTCGTCTCGGGCAAGCCGAACGACGCGGTCACGGGCAAGAGCCCGTCGATGCTGCAGGGCGTCGACTTCCACTGGTTCCCGCTCGACAACCCCGGCATCGTCTCGATCCCGCTCGGCTTCCTGCTCGGGTACATCGGCACCGTGACGAGCAAGGAGTTCAACGCGGCGAAGTACGCCGAGATGGAGGTTCGTTCGTTGACGGGCCACGGCGCGGAGGGTGCCACCCAGCACTGA
- a CDS encoding ribonuclease E/G has product MAPEDTTSTENTTPEAVEAVEAPQAVEAADAAPAPRKRAAARRVTKKAAAPRTSRARKAAEPEVASDPTTGTDGPPVDAPSDAGSEPTLEPTLEPTLEPTLEPTVGTDEPVAGAPTKRATRKSAGTTKAAKAATGTTKAATTKAAKTAKAAKTPSTRPSRARKTAVSPEGVDAPATLDGLDALATPGTAPETTATTAEPTGAPLADEALLALPADEVDEDAAVEAAPSVEEDRAAAAVQELLASRGADPAGPDAPVEDADAETDGLPVDPLGRTDAADRSGEPTPAEAAAVPSFSVLFQAPDEGKPRRRRATRPAGSVSTPATSEPAPAAQAGDPASGRLEATSRTAPAVTADDVVDTQDAPDETTDTTDTTERSERSERTDDGDTPRRSRRRRGGKGRRGRGQDDATDRDEQDDRDERDDRDGRDGRDDTGPQGSDDATGDAEGRDTSGTTDDSDLGSDSGSDSGSDSASETGGGRGRSRRRRSGGERAERSNRGDAGGDRQDDEGSAQGDRSDRSDDERDETTDDESASTRRRRRRRRAGGSGDAGDDSPNVTTRVRQPRGQSDEPVAVKGSTRLEAKKQRRREGREAGRRRTIITEAEFLARREAVDRVMVVRNKDGRTQMGVLEDGVLVEHYIDQATSVSMAGNIYLGRVQNVLPSMEAAFVDIGKGRNAVLYAGEVNWDAAGLESNQPKRIENALSSGQSVLVQVTKDPIGHKGARLTSQISLPGRYLVYVPNSSMTGISRKLPDTERARLKKILRDVVPDTAGVIVRTAAEGASEAELRADVERLTATWEQIQAQAEEATTPRAGKSKGRKKNGASGSAADGKAPMLLHGEPDLTVRVIRDVFNEDFRQLVVAGDQAWDEIHPYISSVAPDLADRVTQWTGPDDLFTHHRVDEQLAKAMDRKVWLPSGGSLVIDRTEAMTVVDVNTGKFVGSGGNLEETVTKNNIEAAEEIVRQLRLRDIGGIIVVDFIDMVLESNRDLVVRRLLECLGRDRTKHQVAEVTSLGLVQMTRKRVGSGLIEVFGETCEHCNGRGFIIHSEPVDKGAHPAPSASSTSSSSQSSSDAGGARGRRGGRSGQSGQSDDRSGGQHGNGQHGNGQHGNGQHGNGAHGNGAHGNGAHGNGAHGNGAHGNGAHGNGQQGGADGQHGNGQADRTESSRPATGPTAAQIAAAAHAAALKTAALTATLESGTGGDHGDHGAEGAQGAEGHEQSFPDDTGPWSGVDAPAPGTADEPVSARIEGATLEQVDVEQGASARPEPVHQPEPTPAQEPVQQTEPEPVPTPVRGRRKRGRVVAPAGPPGGAVQQD; this is encoded by the coding sequence ATGGCACCCGAGGACACCACCTCGACCGAGAACACCACGCCCGAGGCCGTCGAGGCCGTCGAGGCCCCCCAGGCCGTCGAGGCTGCGGACGCCGCCCCGGCGCCCCGCAAGCGCGCCGCGGCCCGCCGCGTCACGAAGAAGGCCGCCGCGCCGCGCACGAGCCGTGCCCGCAAGGCCGCGGAGCCGGAGGTCGCATCGGACCCCACCACCGGAACCGACGGCCCGCCCGTCGACGCTCCGTCCGACGCAGGCTCCGAGCCCACCCTCGAGCCCACCCTCGAGCCCACCCTCGAGCCCACCCTCGAGCCCACCGTCGGTACGGACGAGCCGGTCGCCGGGGCCCCGACCAAGCGCGCCACGCGCAAGAGCGCCGGGACGACCAAGGCGGCGAAGGCCGCCACGGGCACGACCAAGGCGGCGACCACGAAGGCCGCCAAGACGGCCAAGGCCGCCAAGACCCCCTCCACGCGCCCCTCCCGGGCGCGCAAGACGGCCGTGTCCCCGGAGGGCGTCGACGCCCCCGCCACGCTCGACGGGCTCGACGCCCTCGCGACGCCCGGGACCGCCCCCGAGACGACTGCCACGACCGCGGAGCCCACCGGCGCGCCCCTGGCCGACGAGGCCCTGCTCGCCCTTCCGGCCGACGAGGTCGACGAGGACGCCGCCGTCGAGGCCGCGCCCTCCGTGGAGGAGGACCGCGCCGCGGCCGCCGTCCAGGAGCTGCTGGCCTCCCGTGGAGCCGATCCCGCCGGGCCGGACGCCCCCGTCGAGGACGCCGACGCCGAGACCGACGGCCTCCCCGTCGACCCCCTCGGGCGCACCGACGCGGCGGACCGCTCCGGGGAGCCCACCCCGGCGGAGGCGGCCGCCGTCCCCAGCTTCAGCGTCCTCTTCCAGGCTCCCGACGAGGGCAAGCCCCGCCGCCGCCGGGCCACCCGCCCCGCCGGCTCCGTCTCCACCCCCGCCACGAGCGAGCCGGCGCCGGCCGCGCAGGCGGGCGACCCGGCATCCGGGCGGCTCGAGGCCACGAGCCGGACCGCTCCGGCCGTCACGGCGGACGACGTCGTCGACACGCAGGACGCGCCCGACGAGACCACCGACACGACCGACACCACGGAGCGCTCCGAGCGCTCCGAGCGCACGGACGACGGCGACACGCCCCGCCGCTCCCGCCGCCGCCGTGGGGGCAAGGGCCGCCGTGGACGGGGCCAGGACGACGCCACCGACCGTGACGAGCAGGACGACCGCGACGAGCGGGACGACCGCGACGGCCGCGACGGCCGCGACGACACCGGCCCCCAGGGCTCCGACGACGCCACGGGCGACGCCGAGGGTCGCGACACCTCCGGCACCACCGACGACTCCGACCTGGGGTCCGACAGCGGCTCCGACAGCGGCTCCGACAGCGCCTCGGAGACCGGTGGCGGGCGTGGACGCTCGCGCCGCCGCCGCTCCGGTGGTGAGCGCGCTGAGCGGTCCAACCGCGGCGACGCGGGCGGCGACCGGCAGGACGACGAGGGCAGCGCCCAGGGTGACCGTTCCGACCGGTCCGACGACGAGCGCGACGAGACGACCGACGACGAGAGCGCCTCGACCCGGCGCCGCCGCCGGCGCCGTCGTGCCGGCGGGTCCGGTGACGCGGGCGACGACAGCCCCAACGTGACGACCCGGGTGCGCCAGCCGCGCGGCCAGAGCGACGAGCCGGTCGCCGTCAAGGGTTCGACCCGGCTCGAGGCGAAGAAGCAGCGCCGCCGCGAGGGCCGCGAGGCCGGTCGACGCCGCACGATCATCACCGAGGCCGAGTTCCTCGCCCGCCGCGAGGCGGTCGACCGCGTCATGGTCGTACGCAACAAGGACGGCCGCACCCAGATGGGCGTCCTCGAGGACGGCGTCCTCGTCGAGCACTACATCGACCAGGCCACGAGCGTGTCGATGGCCGGCAACATCTACCTCGGCCGCGTGCAGAACGTGCTGCCCTCGATGGAGGCGGCGTTCGTCGACATCGGCAAGGGTCGCAACGCCGTGCTCTACGCCGGTGAGGTGAACTGGGACGCCGCGGGCCTGGAGAGCAACCAGCCCAAGCGCATCGAGAACGCGCTCAGCTCGGGCCAGAGCGTGCTCGTGCAGGTGACGAAGGACCCGATCGGGCACAAGGGCGCGCGGCTCACGTCGCAGATCTCGTTGCCGGGCCGCTACCTCGTCTACGTGCCGAACAGCTCGATGACCGGCATCAGCCGCAAGCTGCCCGACACCGAGCGCGCCCGCCTCAAGAAGATCCTGCGCGACGTCGTGCCGGACACCGCCGGCGTCATCGTGCGCACCGCGGCGGAGGGTGCGAGCGAGGCCGAGCTGCGGGCCGACGTCGAGCGCCTCACGGCGACGTGGGAGCAGATCCAGGCCCAGGCCGAGGAGGCCACCACCCCGCGCGCCGGCAAGAGCAAGGGCCGCAAGAAGAACGGTGCGTCCGGGAGCGCCGCCGACGGCAAGGCGCCGATGCTCCTGCACGGCGAGCCCGACCTCACGGTGCGCGTCATCCGCGACGTCTTCAACGAGGACTTCCGCCAGCTCGTCGTCGCCGGCGATCAGGCGTGGGACGAGATCCACCCCTACATCTCCTCCGTCGCCCCCGACCTCGCCGACCGGGTGACGCAGTGGACGGGTCCGGACGACCTCTTCACCCACCACCGGGTCGACGAGCAGCTGGCCAAGGCGATGGACCGCAAGGTCTGGCTGCCGAGCGGCGGCTCCCTCGTCATCGACCGCACCGAGGCGATGACGGTCGTCGACGTCAACACCGGCAAGTTCGTCGGCTCGGGCGGCAACCTCGAGGAGACCGTCACCAAGAACAACATCGAGGCGGCCGAGGAGATCGTGCGCCAGCTGCGGCTGCGCGACATCGGCGGCATCATCGTCGTCGACTTCATCGACATGGTGCTCGAGAGCAACCGCGACCTCGTCGTCCGTCGCCTCCTCGAGTGCCTCGGCCGCGACCGCACGAAGCACCAGGTGGCCGAGGTGACCTCGCTCGGGCTCGTGCAGATGACCCGCAAGCGGGTCGGGTCGGGCCTCATCGAGGTCTTCGGCGAGACGTGCGAGCACTGCAACGGCCGCGGCTTCATCATCCACTCGGAGCCGGTCGACAAGGGCGCCCACCCGGCGCCGTCCGCGTCGTCGACCTCGTCGTCCTCGCAGTCGTCGTCGGATGCCGGGGGGGCCCGTGGGCGTCGCGGTGGCCGTTCGGGTCAGTCGGGCCAGTCGGACGACCGCTCCGGTGGCCAGCACGGCAACGGCCAGCACGGCAACGGCCAGCACGGCAACGGCCAGCACGGCAACGGCGCGCACGGCAACGGCGCGCACGGCAACGGCGCGCACGGCAACGGCGCGCACGGCAACGGCGCGCACGGCAACGGCGCGCACGGCAACGGGCAGCAGGGCGGCGCCGACGGCCAGCACGGCAACGGTCAGGCCGACCGCACCGAGTCGTCGCGACCCGCCACCGGGCCCACCGCGGCCCAGATCGCCGCGGCCGCGCACGCCGCCGCCCTCAAGACCGCGGCCCTGACCGCGACCCTCGAGAGCGGCACCGGCGGCGACCACGGAGACCACGGCGCCGAGGGTGCCCAGGGTGCCGAGGGTCACGAGCAGTCCTTCCCGGACGACACCGGGCCCTGGTCCGGCGTCGATGCACCCGCTCCGGGCACGGCCGACGAGCCCGTGTCGGCCCGCATCGAGGGCGCGACCCTCGAGCAGGTCGACGTCGAGCAGGGGGCGTCCGCCCGGCCGGAGCCCGTGCACCAGCCCGAGCCCACGCCCGCGCAGGAGCCGGTGCAGCAGACCGAGCCGGAGCCCGTGCCGACGCCCGTCCGCGGTCGTCGCAAGCGTGGCCGCGTGGTCGCCCCGGCCGGCCCGCCCGGCGGCGCCGTCCAGCAGGACTGA
- the rplU gene encoding 50S ribosomal protein L21, with protein MYAIVRAGGRQEKVSVGDTLLIDKVSGQAGDAVELTPLLVVDGTTVTSDADKLSKVSVTAEVVKAAKGPKIVIMKYKNKTGYRKRQGHRQPLTQVKITAIDA; from the coding sequence GTGTACGCGATTGTCCGCGCAGGTGGCCGCCAGGAGAAGGTCTCCGTCGGTGACACCCTGCTCATCGACAAGGTCTCGGGCCAGGCCGGTGACGCCGTCGAGCTCACGCCCCTGCTCGTCGTCGACGGCACCACGGTGACGTCCGACGCCGACAAGCTCTCGAAGGTGTCGGTCACGGCCGAGGTGGTCAAGGCCGCCAAGGGCCCGAAGATCGTCATCATGAAGTACAAGAACAAGACCGGCTACCGCAAGCGTCAGGGCCACCGTCAGCCGCTGACCCAGGTCAAGATCACCGCCATCGACGCGTGA
- the obgE gene encoding GTPase ObgE: MAVTFVDRVVLHLSAGSGGHGVASVKREKFKPLGGPDGGNGGRGGSVVLRVDPQATTLLDYHRHPHRAASNGKPGAGDERNGADGEDLVLPVPEGTVVKDSEGRIIVDLVGMGTEHVIAAGGRGGLGNRALSSARRRAPGFALLGEPGEDIDVVLELKSLADVALIGFPSAGKSSLVSVLSAARPKIADYPFTTLVPNLGVVTAGTARFTVADVPGLIPGAHEGKGLGLEFLRHVERCSVLVHVIDCATLEPGRDPMTDLDVIENELALYVPDADLGGRPLAERTRIVVLNKADVPEARDLAEMVKPDLEARGIEVFVVSAVAHQGLRELTFAMARHVEAARREIEAEAAVPQRVVLRPRSVDDKGFAVARESGADGDFYRITGDRPVRWVHQTDFSNDEAVGYLADRLGRLGVEDELFKVGAVAGDTVVIGTGDNAVVFDWEPTLQAGAELLGSRGTDLRLSEGSRPTRDEKREAQRDRYAARAATQDELEAERRAGLWQLREEGDDTEGR; encoded by the coding sequence ATGGCAGTGACCTTCGTCGACCGAGTCGTGCTGCACCTCAGCGCCGGATCGGGCGGACACGGCGTCGCGTCGGTCAAGCGCGAGAAGTTCAAGCCGCTCGGCGGCCCCGACGGCGGCAACGGCGGGCGCGGAGGGTCGGTCGTGCTGCGGGTCGACCCGCAGGCGACGACGCTGCTCGACTACCACCGCCACCCGCACCGCGCCGCCTCGAACGGCAAGCCCGGCGCCGGTGACGAGCGCAACGGCGCCGACGGCGAGGACCTCGTGCTGCCGGTGCCCGAGGGCACCGTCGTCAAGGACTCCGAGGGACGCATCATCGTCGACCTCGTCGGCATGGGCACGGAGCACGTCATCGCCGCCGGCGGTCGCGGCGGCCTCGGCAACCGGGCCCTCAGCTCGGCCCGTCGCCGGGCGCCCGGGTTCGCGCTGCTGGGCGAGCCGGGGGAGGACATCGACGTCGTGCTCGAGCTGAAGTCGCTCGCCGACGTCGCCCTCATCGGCTTCCCGAGCGCCGGCAAGAGCTCGCTGGTCTCGGTGCTGTCGGCGGCCCGGCCCAAGATCGCCGACTACCCCTTCACCACGCTCGTGCCCAACCTCGGTGTCGTCACCGCCGGCACCGCCCGCTTCACCGTCGCCGACGTGCCCGGGCTCATCCCCGGCGCGCACGAGGGCAAGGGGCTGGGCCTGGAGTTCCTGCGCCACGTCGAGCGCTGCTCGGTGCTCGTGCACGTCATCGACTGCGCCACCCTCGAGCCCGGCCGCGACCCGATGACCGACCTCGACGTCATCGAGAACGAGCTCGCGCTCTACGTGCCCGACGCCGACCTCGGTGGCCGCCCGCTCGCCGAGCGCACCCGCATCGTCGTGCTCAACAAGGCCGACGTGCCCGAGGCACGCGACCTCGCCGAGATGGTCAAGCCCGACCTCGAGGCCCGGGGCATCGAGGTGTTCGTCGTCTCGGCCGTCGCCCACCAGGGACTGCGCGAGCTGACCTTCGCGATGGCCCGGCACGTCGAGGCCGCCCGCCGCGAGATCGAGGCGGAGGCCGCCGTGCCCCAGCGGGTCGTGCTGCGCCCCCGGTCGGTCGACGACAAGGGCTTCGCCGTGGCCCGCGAGAGCGGCGCCGACGGCGACTTCTACCGCATCACCGGCGACCGCCCGGTGCGCTGGGTGCACCAGACCGACTTCAGCAACGACGAGGCCGTCGGCTACCTCGCCGACCGGCTCGGCCGCCTCGGCGTCGAGGACGAGCTGTTCAAGGTGGGGGCCGTCGCCGGAGACACGGTCGTCATCGGCACCGGTGACAACGCCGTCGTCTTCGACTGGGAGCCGACGCTGCAGGCCGGCGCCGAGCTGCTCGGCAGCCGCGGCACCGACCTGCGCCTGAGCGAGGGCTCGCGCCCGACCCGCGACGAGAAGCGCGAGGCCCAGCGCGACCGGTACGCCGCCCGCGCCGCGACGCAGGACGAGCTCGAGGCCGAGCGCCGGGCCGGTCTGTGGCAGCTGCGCGAGGAGGGCGACGACACCGAGGGTCGCTGA
- the rpmA gene encoding 50S ribosomal protein L27 — translation MAHKKGASSTRNGRDSNAQFLGVKRFGGQKVKAGEILVRQRGTHFHPGEGVGRGGDDTLFALVAGAVKFGTKRGRKTVNIELPEVVGAE, via the coding sequence ATGGCACACAAGAAGGGTGCGTCCTCGACCCGCAACGGTCGCGACTCGAACGCACAGTTCCTCGGCGTCAAGCGTTTCGGTGGCCAGAAGGTCAAGGCCGGCGAGATCCTCGTCCGCCAGCGCGGCACGCACTTCCACCCCGGTGAGGGCGTCGGCCGTGGCGGCGACGACACGCTGTTCGCGCTCGTCGCGGGTGCCGTGAAGTTCGGCACCAAGCGTGGTCGCAAGACGGTCAACATCGAGCTGCCCGAGGTCGTCGGCGCCGAGTGA